The Sphingobium sp. BYY-5 genome includes a window with the following:
- a CDS encoding efflux RND transporter permease subunit, producing MIGIVKVALNRPLTFIVMAILIAIVGLLAAFRTPVDMFPNIRIPVVAVAWQYAGLAPEDMANRIVGPYERVLTTTVNDIEHIESQSLQGIGIVKIYFQPGADIRTATAQVTSVSQTVLRQMPPGVTPPLILNYSASTVPILQLALSGKGLSEQQLFDLGQNQIRPQLVTIPGLAMPFPSGGKQRQVQIDLNPLALQSKGLSAQDVGNAIAAQNQINPAGFVKVGATQYSVRLNNAPTSIEALNDLPVRVVNGATIYMRDVAYVRDGSGPQQNIVHVEGSRSALLTVLKNGATSTLAIVDGVKEALPRIAATLPDTLKIIPIGDQSLFVKAAVEGVVHEGAIAAALTSLMILLFLGSWRSTVIIALSIPLAILAAIAALAAFGQTLNVMTLGGLALAVGILVDDATVTIENINWHLEQGKGVTQAILDGAAQIVTPAFVALLCICIVFVPMFFLPGVAGFLFVPMALSVVFAMIASFILSRTLVPTMAMYLLKPHVEHGDTHMAGSPTSHNPLIRFQRGFERRFEAIRTGYVGLLQRALIVRKPFLLGFLAIMILSFGLLPMLGSNFFPSVDSGQIAMHVRVPVGSRIEDTAARFDRIGQEVRKLIPAAELGSVTDNIGLPVSSINTVYNNSGTIGPQDGDMLIALTHGHRPTDDIVAELRRELPKRFPGTSFAFLPADITSQILNFGAPAPIDIQIAGRDAQANRAYAQALLARIATIPGLADARIQQPGRAPQLDVDVDRSRVGQFGLTERDVTTSLASQLAGTSQTAPVFYVNPENGIQYPVVAQAPEYLVGSLSDLSNVPVSGANATTVQPLGGLATIVRSNTVPVVSHYNIAPVLDIFATTQGRDLGAVAGDVEDVIKAMEKDQPKGATVTIRGQYATMNTAFSGLGFGLAGAVVLIYLLIVVNFQSWVDPFVIITALPAALAGIVWMLFMTGTTLSVPALTGAIMCMGVATANSILVVSFARERLAELGDATKAALEAGMVRFRPVLMTALAMIIGMAPMALGLGEGGEQNAPLGRAVIGGLICATIATLFFVPTVFALVHRKHGQKTPTTEMQLSHV from the coding sequence ATGATCGGTATCGTCAAGGTTGCCCTCAACCGTCCTTTGACATTCATTGTGATGGCTATCCTGATCGCGATCGTGGGCTTGCTCGCGGCCTTCCGCACGCCTGTCGACATGTTTCCCAATATCCGCATCCCGGTGGTTGCGGTCGCCTGGCAATATGCCGGTCTGGCGCCGGAAGACATGGCGAACCGCATCGTTGGCCCTTATGAGCGCGTGCTGACCACCACGGTCAACGACATCGAACATATCGAAAGCCAGTCGTTGCAGGGCATCGGTATCGTGAAAATCTATTTCCAGCCCGGCGCCGACATCCGCACGGCCACGGCACAGGTGACATCGGTGTCGCAGACGGTGCTGCGCCAGATGCCGCCGGGCGTCACGCCGCCCCTAATCCTGAACTACAGCGCGTCCACCGTGCCGATCCTGCAACTTGCCTTGTCCGGCAAGGGATTGTCGGAACAGCAATTGTTCGATCTGGGCCAGAACCAGATCCGCCCGCAGCTCGTCACCATTCCCGGTCTGGCCATGCCCTTCCCCTCGGGCGGCAAGCAACGGCAGGTGCAGATCGACCTCAACCCGCTGGCGCTCCAGTCCAAGGGGTTGTCGGCGCAGGATGTGGGCAACGCCATCGCCGCCCAGAACCAGATCAACCCGGCCGGCTTCGTCAAGGTCGGCGCTACCCAATATAGCGTCCGCCTAAACAATGCGCCCACCTCGATAGAGGCGCTCAACGACCTGCCGGTCAGGGTGGTGAACGGCGCGACCATCTATATGCGCGACGTTGCCTATGTCCGTGACGGCAGCGGTCCGCAGCAGAATATCGTCCATGTGGAAGGCAGCCGTTCGGCGCTGTTGACCGTGCTCAAGAACGGCGCGACCTCCACCTTGGCGATCGTCGACGGGGTCAAGGAAGCGCTGCCACGGATCGCCGCGACCCTGCCCGATACATTGAAGATCATCCCGATCGGCGACCAGTCGCTGTTCGTGAAGGCCGCGGTCGAGGGTGTCGTTCATGAAGGCGCGATCGCCGCGGCGCTGACGTCGCTGATGATCCTGCTCTTCCTGGGTAGCTGGCGTTCGACCGTCATCATCGCCTTGTCGATCCCGTTGGCGATCCTGGCCGCCATCGCCGCGCTTGCGGCCTTCGGTCAGACGCTCAACGTCATGACCCTGGGTGGACTGGCGCTGGCGGTCGGTATCCTGGTCGACGACGCCACGGTGACGATCGAGAATATCAACTGGCATCTGGAACAGGGCAAGGGCGTGACCCAGGCGATCCTGGACGGCGCGGCGCAGATCGTGACGCCGGCCTTCGTCGCTCTGCTCTGCATCTGCATCGTCTTCGTGCCGATGTTCTTCCTGCCGGGCGTCGCGGGGTTCCTGTTCGTGCCCATGGCGCTGTCGGTCGTGTTCGCGATGATCGCGTCCTTCATCCTGTCGCGTACCCTGGTTCCGACCATGGCCATGTATCTGCTGAAGCCCCATGTGGAACATGGTGACACGCACATGGCCGGTAGCCCGACCTCGCATAACCCGCTGATCCGTTTTCAGCGCGGGTTCGAGCGGCGGTTCGAGGCGATCCGCACCGGCTATGTCGGACTGCTCCAGCGCGCCCTTATTGTACGGAAACCCTTCCTGCTGGGCTTTCTGGCGATCATGATCCTCTCCTTCGGGCTGCTGCCGATGCTGGGCAGCAATTTCTTCCCCTCGGTCGATTCCGGTCAGATCGCCATGCATGTCCGCGTGCCTGTGGGGTCCCGCATAGAGGATACTGCCGCCCGTTTCGACCGGATCGGTCAGGAAGTGCGAAAGCTGATCCCGGCGGCCGAACTGGGGTCTGTCACCGACAATATCGGCCTGCCGGTCAGTTCCATCAACACCGTCTATAATAATAGCGGCACGATCGGCCCGCAGGACGGCGATATGCTGATCGCGCTAACCCATGGCCATCGCCCGACCGACGACATCGTCGCCGAACTGCGCCGCGAACTGCCCAAGCGCTTCCCCGGCACCAGCTTCGCCTTCCTGCCGGCCGACATCACCAGCCAGATCCTGAACTTCGGTGCCCCCGCTCCGATCGACATCCAGATAGCGGGCCGGGATGCGCAGGCCAACCGCGCCTATGCGCAGGCTCTGCTGGCCAGAATTGCGACCATTCCGGGCCTGGCCGATGCACGCATCCAGCAGCCCGGCCGCGCCCCGCAGTTGGACGTCGATGTCGACCGCTCCCGCGTCGGCCAGTTCGGCCTGACCGAACGCGACGTCACCACCAGCCTGGCGAGCCAGCTTGCAGGTACGTCGCAGACGGCGCCCGTATTCTACGTGAACCCGGAAAATGGCATCCAGTATCCAGTCGTCGCGCAGGCGCCTGAATATCTGGTCGGGTCGCTCAGCGATCTGTCCAACGTCCCCGTCTCGGGCGCCAATGCGACGACGGTGCAGCCGCTGGGCGGGCTCGCCACCATCGTTCGGTCGAACACCGTGCCGGTCGTGTCGCACTATAATATTGCGCCGGTGCTCGACATCTTCGCCACCACCCAGGGCCGTGATCTTGGCGCGGTGGCAGGGGATGTCGAGGATGTCATTAAAGCGATGGAGAAGGACCAGCCCAAGGGCGCGACTGTAACCATTCGCGGGCAATATGCGACGATGAACACTGCCTTTTCGGGGCTGGGATTCGGCCTGGCCGGCGCGGTGGTGCTCATCTACCTGCTGATCGTGGTCAATTTCCAGAGCTGGGTCGACCCCTTCGTCATCATCACCGCGCTGCCGGCGGCGCTGGCGGGCATTGTCTGGATGCTGTTCATGACCGGCACCACCTTGTCGGTGCCGGCGCTGACCGGCGCCATTATGTGCATGGGCGTCGCGACCGCAAACTCGATCCTTGTGGTCAGTTTCGCGCGGGAGCGGCTCGCCGAACTGGGCGACGCGACCAAGGCCGCGCTGGAGGCAGGCATGGTCCGCTTCCGCCCGGTGCTGATGACCGCGCTGGCCATGATTATCGGCATGGCGCCCATGGCGCTGGGCCTGGGCGAAGGCGGCGAACAGAACGCCCCGCTTGGTCGCGCCGTCATCGGCGGCCTGATCTGCGCCACCATCGCCACTCTCTTCTTCGTTCCCACCGTCTTCGCCCTTGTCCACCGCAAACATGGTCAAAAGACCCCCACTACGGAAATGCAGCTGAGCCATGTCTGA
- a CDS encoding efflux RND transporter periplasmic adaptor subunit translates to MSEHETPIDNSAEAGPDSRTLKRVGIGAGILALAVVGVGVASRISATEELRQTAAQAALPTVAVVTPKADTEGNALVLPGNVQAYNSAAIYARTNGYVRRWLADIGDQVRTGQPLAILDAPEVDQQLAAAKADYQTALANQRLAATTSVRWATMLKEDAVSQQETDEKAGDLAARVAVSNAALANVKRLKALQGFTRLAAPFDGVVTSRSAQIGALVVAGNAAAQPLFTVSDVHRVRIYVRVPQGYSAAVKPGTAATLSLPEYPGRTFTAIMTSSAGAVDPQSGAVLVQLQAANPDAALKPGAFAQVRFQVSAGHGNALALPGSAILYGNDGPTVAVVGKDGRVTVKPVTIARDEGATVQLSSGVTTQDRVIDTPPDAIRTGDRVQVQTAAAEGKGVANGR, encoded by the coding sequence ATGTCTGAGCATGAAACCCCCATTGATAATTCGGCCGAAGCCGGACCGGACAGCCGGACCTTGAAGCGCGTCGGCATCGGCGCGGGCATCCTGGCTCTCGCCGTCGTGGGCGTCGGCGTTGCTTCGCGTATCAGCGCGACCGAGGAACTGCGCCAGACCGCTGCGCAGGCAGCGTTGCCGACCGTCGCGGTGGTGACGCCCAAGGCGGATACGGAGGGCAATGCGCTGGTGCTGCCGGGCAATGTTCAGGCCTATAACAGCGCCGCCATCTACGCCCGTACCAACGGCTATGTCCGCCGCTGGCTGGCGGATATCGGCGATCAGGTGCGGACCGGGCAACCGCTCGCCATCCTCGATGCGCCGGAAGTCGATCAACAGCTCGCCGCCGCGAAGGCCGACTATCAGACCGCGCTCGCCAACCAGCGTCTTGCGGCGACGACATCGGTACGCTGGGCGACGATGCTGAAGGAAGATGCGGTATCGCAGCAGGAAACTGATGAGAAGGCCGGCGATCTCGCCGCGCGTGTCGCCGTCTCCAATGCCGCGCTCGCCAATGTGAAGCGGCTGAAAGCGCTGCAGGGCTTCACCCGCCTTGCCGCGCCGTTCGACGGCGTCGTCACCAGCCGTTCGGCCCAGATCGGTGCGCTGGTCGTCGCGGGCAACGCCGCCGCCCAGCCGCTCTTCACCGTGTCGGACGTCCATCGCGTGCGCATCTATGTCCGCGTGCCGCAAGGCTATTCGGCCGCAGTCAAACCGGGGACGGCAGCCACCTTGTCGCTGCCCGAATATCCCGGCCGGACCTTCACTGCGATCATGACCAGCAGCGCGGGCGCGGTCGATCCGCAGTCGGGCGCCGTGCTGGTGCAGTTGCAGGCCGCCAATCCCGACGCCGCGCTGAAACCCGGCGCCTTCGCGCAGGTCCGTTTCCAGGTCAGCGCCGGTCACGGCAATGCGCTGGCGCTGCCGGGCAGCGCGATCCTCTACGGCAATGACGGCCCAACCGTCGCGGTGGTCGGCAAGGATGGCCGCGTCACCGTGAAACCCGTCACCATCGCCCGTGACGAGGGCGCGACCGTCCAGCTTTCAAGCGGCGTCACCACGCAGGACAGGGTGATCGACACCCCGCCGGACGCGATCCGCACGGGCGACAGGGTTCAGGTGCAGACGGCTGCAGCCGAAGGGAAGGGCGTCGCGAATGGGCGTTGA
- a CDS encoding efflux transporter outer membrane subunit, with amino-acid sequence MGVDRRAVVLLPALLAACSMAPDYHPPETVAPAAFKEVTGWTAAQPMDTASRGAWWEAFGDPVLNDLETRAEKASPTLAAALARYDQARAAARVEASDLVPTVSAGADASRRRVSGNRFQGNGNAVTYNDYVVGGSLDYELDLWGRIRNSVKAARADAQASEDDLASARLSLQASVADAYARLRGLDAQAALFRQTVEAFGRAYNLTATRRKGGIASGMDVNRSKTALSNARAQISAIANERAATEHEIAALIGVVTSDFSIAPQDALPQMPVVPAGTPSELLQRRPDIAAAERRIYAANARIGVAKAAYFPSLTLGLTGGWEATRGDLLSSANSFWGLGPLSALVTLFDGGRRNAQVRISRAEYDELAATYRETVLNAFRQAEDAIAASRHLATQSVDQRDAAQAALRTSKIAYSRYRDGASDYLEVVTAQTDALEAQRALLAVETSRMRASIALVKAMGGAAGA; translated from the coding sequence ATGGGCGTTGATCGCCGCGCCGTGGTACTATTGCCCGCGCTGTTGGCCGCTTGCTCGATGGCGCCGGACTATCATCCGCCCGAAACCGTCGCTCCCGCCGCCTTCAAGGAAGTGACGGGCTGGACCGCCGCTCAGCCGATGGATACCGCGTCGCGCGGCGCCTGGTGGGAGGCGTTCGGCGACCCGGTGCTGAACGATCTGGAAACCCGTGCGGAAAAAGCCAGCCCGACACTGGCCGCCGCCCTCGCCCGCTACGACCAGGCGCGCGCCGCCGCGCGGGTCGAGGCATCGGACCTTGTTCCAACCGTCAGCGCAGGGGCCGACGCCAGCCGTCGCCGCGTTTCGGGCAACCGCTTTCAGGGTAATGGCAATGCTGTTACCTATAACGACTATGTAGTGGGCGGTTCGCTCGACTATGAGTTGGACCTGTGGGGCCGTATCCGCAACAGCGTGAAGGCCGCCCGTGCCGATGCGCAGGCGAGCGAGGACGATCTCGCATCGGCCCGGCTCAGCCTCCAGGCGTCGGTTGCCGATGCCTATGCGCGGCTGCGCGGCCTTGATGCGCAGGCGGCGCTGTTCCGTCAAACCGTGGAGGCGTTCGGGCGGGCCTATAATTTGACTGCAACCCGGCGCAAGGGCGGCATCGCATCGGGCATGGATGTCAACCGCTCGAAGACCGCCCTCAGCAACGCCCGCGCGCAGATTTCCGCCATCGCCAACGAACGCGCTGCGACCGAGCATGAGATCGCTGCGCTGATCGGGGTGGTTACTTCCGACTTTTCCATCGCCCCGCAGGATGCGTTGCCGCAGATGCCCGTCGTCCCGGCCGGCACGCCGTCCGAGCTGCTCCAGCGCCGACCTGACATTGCTGCGGCCGAGCGTCGTATCTATGCCGCCAACGCCCGGATCGGCGTCGCCAAGGCAGCCTATTTCCCGTCCCTTACGCTGGGCCTGACCGGTGGCTGGGAAGCTACCCGCGGCGACCTGCTGAGCAGTGCCAATAGTTTTTGGGGGCTGGGTCCGTTGTCGGCGCTGGTCACACTGTTCGATGGCGGCCGTCGCAATGCGCAAGTGAGAATATCGCGCGCGGAATATGACGAACTGGCCGCAACCTATCGCGAAACGGTGCTGAACGCCTTCCGCCAGGCGGAGGACGCCATCGCCGCCAGCCGACATCTTGCCACCCAATCGGTAGACCAGCGCGACGCCGCGCAGGCGGCGCTGCGAACCAGCAAAATCGCTTATAGCCGCTATCGCGATGGTGCGTCGGATTATCTGGAAGTGGTCACAGCACAGACCGACGCGCTGGAGGCGCAGCGCGCACTGCTCGCCGTCGAAACCAGCCGGATGCGCGCCAGCATCGCGCTGGTGAAGGCCATGGGCGGCGCAGCGGGCGCCTGA
- a CDS encoding TonB-dependent receptor, whose protein sequence is MNGTRRLKAYLSLSSAVAAFVLAPQILAQDQIAPQEDTPAADIVVTGFRASLNSALAVKRNETATIDAIKAEDIAEFPDLNLAESLQRIPGVAISRVNGEGRNISVRGLGPEYTRVRINGMEAIGTTGGTDNSGGVNRGRGFDFNIFSSDLFSNLSVRKTATADVEEGSLGGTVDLQTARPLDYRKSTVALSAAASYNDLSEKTTPRLSGLVATQTDDGRFGILLSVAYEERKIKEEGANITRWTYGGFNNGFNAASTLPGYTTGQINDANPDTALFHPRIPGLVSYDISQQRLGAAGSVQFKPTDRTLISVDGLYSRLDGTRKEAQLQAISFSRSGTGKPQTIIRDGVVDDNNNIVSGTFDNVDLRSQSRYDVLKTEFYQVTGSIDHRFTDRLKVFAMAGHASSEFSNPIQTTVTIDASNTGNFQYDFSTRFPNIQPGVDVANPSTWAFVNGTSEVRIRPQTVSNRFTTAKGFVEWEAIDGVTLKGGLDWRKFEYDSTERRRLSGESVVAPLSAAQLAGMTTLFSGFGKGLNVPAGTPTAWIVPDLNAFISQAGIYSNPLYATGGIENATARGSYITVTEEDTGIWGVTQFNLQEFVGVPIRGDIGLRYVKTDQFSTGYASRGSAVNLVTADRSYKRWLPSLNLVGNITDNLQLRFAAAKTLARAGIASLTPGGNLNVSGGNRTYSSGNPDLKPTSSKNLDASIEWYPMQGAIYAVSAFRKDIGTFAQTLSVGVPYSSLGLPDSLLDGTTASPSDIFIVSQPVNSDGGILKGFEINVQQPFSFLPGLLSNFGVLANYTYVKSDIEYLTSADGASSVTAPLVGLSKQAANFTLYYETKKFQIRGSLAYRSKYLTAVPGTEGNSYNGTNHTLNVDGQASYNLTDRLKLTVEAINLTDQKNDQFVDETNRLNVLTHSGRQINFGARYSF, encoded by the coding sequence ATGAACGGCACCCGTCGACTGAAAGCATATCTGAGCCTGTCCAGCGCCGTTGCCGCGTTCGTCCTGGCTCCCCAAATCCTGGCCCAGGATCAGATCGCACCGCAGGAAGATACGCCTGCCGCTGACATCGTGGTTACAGGCTTCCGCGCCAGCCTCAATAGCGCGCTGGCCGTCAAGCGCAACGAAACCGCCACGATCGACGCGATCAAGGCGGAGGATATTGCTGAATTTCCCGACCTTAACCTGGCGGAATCGCTCCAGCGCATTCCCGGCGTCGCGATCAGCCGCGTCAACGGCGAAGGTCGCAATATTTCGGTTCGCGGTCTCGGCCCGGAATATACCCGCGTCCGCATCAACGGCATGGAAGCGATCGGCACCACCGGCGGCACTGACAATTCGGGCGGCGTGAACCGTGGCCGTGGCTTCGACTTCAACATCTTCTCATCGGACCTGTTCAGCAATCTCTCCGTCCGCAAGACCGCGACGGCGGATGTGGAGGAAGGGTCGCTGGGCGGCACGGTCGATCTCCAGACCGCGCGGCCGCTCGACTATCGCAAGTCCACCGTCGCCCTGTCGGCGGCTGCCAGCTATAACGACCTCAGCGAAAAGACGACGCCGCGCCTGTCCGGCTTGGTCGCGACCCAGACCGACGATGGTCGTTTCGGCATCCTGCTTTCGGTCGCCTATGAAGAGCGCAAGATCAAGGAAGAGGGCGCCAACATCACCCGCTGGACCTATGGCGGGTTCAATAACGGGTTCAATGCGGCCTCGACCTTGCCGGGCTATACGACCGGCCAGATCAACGATGCGAACCCTGACACCGCGCTGTTCCACCCGCGCATTCCCGGCCTGGTCAGCTACGATATTTCCCAGCAACGGCTGGGTGCGGCGGGGTCCGTTCAGTTCAAGCCGACCGATCGCACGCTGATTTCGGTCGATGGCCTTTATTCCCGGCTCGACGGCACGCGCAAGGAGGCGCAACTCCAGGCGATCAGCTTCAGCCGCTCAGGCACCGGCAAGCCGCAGACGATCATCCGCGACGGTGTCGTCGATGATAATAACAACATCGTCAGCGGCACTTTCGACAATGTCGATCTGCGCTCCCAGTCGCGTTACGACGTGCTCAAGACCGAATTCTATCAGGTGACTGGCTCGATCGATCATCGCTTCACCGACCGGTTGAAGGTCTTCGCGATGGCGGGTCATGCCAGTTCCGAATTCAGCAACCCGATCCAGACGACGGTGACGATCGACGCGAGCAACACCGGCAATTTCCAATATGATTTCTCGACCCGCTTTCCGAACATCCAACCGGGCGTCGATGTCGCCAATCCGTCGACCTGGGCCTTCGTCAACGGCACGTCGGAAGTACGCATCCGGCCGCAGACGGTCAGCAATAGGTTCACCACCGCCAAGGGATTTGTCGAATGGGAAGCCATTGATGGCGTGACGCTGAAGGGCGGCCTCGATTGGCGCAAGTTCGAATATGACTCAACCGAACGCCGCCGATTGTCGGGTGAATCCGTGGTTGCGCCGCTCAGCGCCGCGCAGTTGGCGGGTATGACGACGCTCTTCTCCGGCTTCGGCAAGGGGCTGAACGTGCCGGCGGGCACCCCGACGGCCTGGATCGTCCCGGACCTCAACGCCTTCATCAGCCAGGCCGGCATCTACAGCAATCCGCTCTACGCCACCGGCGGCATTGAAAACGCCACGGCGCGCGGCTCCTATATCACGGTGACGGAAGAGGATACCGGCATCTGGGGCGTGACGCAGTTCAATCTGCAGGAGTTTGTCGGTGTGCCGATCCGCGGCGACATCGGCCTGCGCTATGTGAAGACCGATCAGTTCTCGACCGGCTATGCCAGCCGGGGCAGTGCGGTCAATCTGGTCACAGCTGATCGCAGCTACAAGCGCTGGCTGCCCTCGCTCAATCTGGTCGGCAACATCACCGACAATCTCCAGCTTCGTTTCGCCGCCGCCAAGACGCTGGCGCGTGCTGGCATCGCATCACTGACGCCGGGCGGCAATCTCAACGTGTCGGGCGGCAATCGCACCTACAGCTCGGGCAATCCGGACCTCAAGCCTACCTCTTCGAAGAATCTGGATGCGTCGATCGAATGGTATCCGATGCAGGGTGCGATCTACGCGGTTTCGGCCTTCCGCAAGGATATCGGCACCTTCGCCCAGACGCTCAGCGTCGGCGTGCCCTATAGCAGCCTCGGCTTGCCGGACTCGCTGCTCGACGGCACCACTGCCTCGCCCAGTGACATCTTCATCGTCAGCCAGCCGGTCAATTCGGATGGCGGCATCCTCAAGGGCTTCGAAATCAACGTCCAGCAGCCCTTCAGCTTCCTGCCGGGCCTGCTCTCCAATTTCGGCGTACTGGCCAACTATACCTATGTGAAATCGGATATAGAATATCTGACCTCGGCCGATGGAGCCTCTTCTGTCACCGCGCCCCTGGTCGGCCTGTCCAAGCAGGCAGCGAACTTCACCCTCTATTACGAAACCAAGAAGTTCCAGATCCGTGGGTCGCTTGCCTATCGGTCCAAATATCTGACCGCCGTCCCTGGAACGGAAGGCAATAGCTATAATGGCACCAACCACACGCTCAACGTCGACGGGCAGGCCAGCTACAATCTGACCGACCGGTTGAAGCTGACCGTCGAGGCGATCAACCTGACCGATCAGAAGAATGACCAGTTCGTGGATGAGACGAACCGCCTAAACGTGCTGACCCATAGCGGTCGCCAGATCAACTTCGGTGCGCGCTACAGCTTCTAA
- a CDS encoding MFS transporter, whose amino-acid sequence MTEAVAVSPTPARATHVRYKIIALIFIITSINYADRATFSIAGNAASGELGLSPVQTGFILSAFAWSYVLAQIPGGALLDRFGTKKIYAAAIAIWSLFTAIQGTVGLIAGLPVVATLFALRFLVGAAEAPSFPGNARLVAAWFPGAERGTASAIFNSAQYFSLVAFAPLMGWLVHSFGWRSVFWVMGSLGLVATALFLRYIHSPARHPGINAAELAHIEAGGGLIHMEDAGAGAARTPTFTWSNVRQLLANRMMLGIYLGQYCINVLTYFFVTWFPIYLVKERGLNIMEAGFAAAAPALCGFVGGLAGGYCSDLILKRTGSLDLARKTPLVMGMSLATLIIACVWVEAEWLVVTLMAVAFFGKGIASLGWAVMADVAPKQLAGLSGGVFNMFGNMAGIVTPIVVGYIVAATGSFDLALMFVGVHCLLTIFAFTVIVGPIRRLELA is encoded by the coding sequence TTGACCGAGGCCGTCGCAGTTTCCCCCACTCCCGCGCGCGCTACGCATGTGCGCTACAAGATCATCGCGCTGATCTTCATAATCACCTCGATCAACTATGCGGATCGCGCAACCTTCTCGATCGCGGGCAATGCCGCGAGTGGCGAACTGGGCCTTTCGCCAGTGCAGACCGGCTTCATCCTGTCCGCTTTTGCATGGTCCTATGTGCTGGCGCAAATTCCCGGCGGCGCCTTGCTTGACCGGTTCGGAACCAAGAAAATCTATGCCGCCGCGATCGCCATCTGGTCGCTTTTCACCGCGATACAGGGAACGGTCGGCCTGATCGCCGGCTTGCCGGTGGTGGCGACCCTGTTCGCGCTGCGTTTTCTGGTCGGCGCAGCCGAAGCCCCCTCCTTCCCTGGCAATGCAAGGCTGGTGGCGGCCTGGTTCCCAGGCGCCGAACGGGGCACCGCCTCGGCCATCTTCAACAGCGCGCAATATTTCTCGCTCGTCGCCTTCGCGCCGCTCATGGGTTGGCTCGTCCACAGTTTCGGGTGGCGCTCGGTCTTCTGGGTGATGGGGTCATTGGGGCTGGTCGCGACCGCCCTGTTCCTGCGCTATATTCACAGCCCCGCCCGCCATCCCGGAATCAACGCGGCGGAACTGGCGCATATCGAGGCAGGCGGCGGCCTGATCCACATGGAGGATGCCGGCGCCGGGGCGGCGCGCACGCCGACCTTCACATGGTCGAATGTGCGGCAATTGCTGGCAAACCGTATGATGCTGGGCATCTATCTCGGCCAATATTGCATCAATGTGCTGACCTATTTCTTCGTCACCTGGTTTCCCATCTACCTGGTGAAGGAACGCGGCCTCAATATCATGGAGGCAGGCTTCGCCGCCGCCGCGCCCGCGCTGTGCGGTTTTGTCGGAGGCCTTGCCGGCGGCTATTGCTCCGACCTCATCCTCAAGCGCACCGGATCGCTGGACCTGGCGCGCAAGACGCCGCTGGTGATGGGCATGTCGCTGGCGACGCTCATCATCGCCTGCGTCTGGGTGGAGGCCGAATGGCTGGTGGTGACGCTGATGGCGGTCGCCTTCTTCGGCAAGGGGATTGCGTCGCTCGGCTGGGCAGTGATGGCCGATGTCGCGCCTAAACAGCTTGCAGGCCTGTCGGGGGGCGTGTTCAACATGTTCGGCAATATGGCCGGCATCGTGACGCCGATCGTCGTCGGCTATATCGTCGCGGCGACCGGATCATTCGACCTCGCGCTGATGTTCGTAGGCGTGCATTGCCTGCTCACCATCTTCGCCTTCACCGTCATTGTCGGGCCGATCCGTCGGCTGGAGCTGGCTTGA